From the genome of Glycine soja cultivar W05 chromosome 14, ASM419377v2, whole genome shotgun sequence:
ttaatttgataataaattatattttttagatcaatttattattaatttatttgtaggATTAATTTAACACTTTTTATacattcaacaattaattttctTGCTTGTCACTCTTGGTTTTGAGTTCCTaatttttgcctttttttttaccCTAAATCGTCCACTATATTCACATGGTTATGGAGAATTTTTGTGTCTGTTTTATCAGCAAAAATTATGTTGCTCAGAGTTTTCATTCAAGATATTGGTGAGAAGGAAAGGAGTAGGGTCATTAGAAAAATCTATTTTTCAGAAATGCTATTTTAAATTCGTGATCTTGTGAACTAAACACTCAATCATCTAACATTGTGATATGAATGTACCTAAAGATTCATTATTTGTTATTCAAGAGGTCTATTGGATTAATTAATGAGACCAATTTCTCATTAAACTTCACCCTCATATATAATTGTAGTTGATATTaggaaaatgttaaataaatccttataattaaaattttaattacttccTAACATTTCAAGGAGGTAGGATCATATTACTATTATCATCTTcaataaaatatcttattttaagatcttaattactttttttagtgAATCCCATGGTATTATATTACTTTCaagtgtttttctaatttttattccaacactacattttattttgaaatcttAAATCATTTTTGTAAGTCCTACAAGATttggatataatttttttaaataaagataaatctTAATAGTTCTTTCACACAAAGATCTAATATTATACTCCAAATGTTAACAAGATCAAATCTTAAGGCTAACATCCtcttattaaatgaattttagtattaaatgaaacattttaatgaacattattttaataaaatagttattgaattttaataaaataacattaattaaaattacaacgtctaatttaattaaaatatcgtCTAAAGGTATTTTAAAtctaataacaaatatataatgGACTAATGGAGTGTATGCGGATTTCAATAGTATAGTACATAGACTTACGCAGTTATACCCACAAAAAAACTTGTAAGTATTCACGTGAGCTGACATCAGATAGAATGAATGATTAAATGATGGAATACTATGTTCTTGTATGAGAAAACTCCTCTCTCACATAAAGAATATGCATGCATGATGATTGCATGCCTAGCATTCTCCATATATACTAACTACATAACATGAACACATCGATGAATTACTTAATAAGAAAGATACTCTGGACAAGATAATCATGCATTAATTGGAAAGTCCTCTACACATCCTCCTTCCTCTACTACAAGTCTACAACCGTCACCACCACCAAGCCTTCCCCGTTATCTTCGGCACTCTCCTCGGCGTAGGAGCAGGCCTCTTATGGGCTGAACAAGGTGCTATAATGACATCTTATCCTCCAACCAATGGAAAAGGTATTAGATTATGTGATTAGTTATTCTCTTAACAAGTTTCTTAAGAATAGTTAGTCCGATTATAAGATCCATAAGAGTAAATAGTATAACACTGGAAGgattataaaagatatttttcatTGTCATTTAATCTTAAATCATCATATATGATAATCAGGTTTAGTTTTACAATAACTATTGGTTAATAGTATGAAACTTTTTACAATGATAATGCATAGCCATTAAACTTGATCTATATAAATAGGAGTATCTATATCttattttatcatcttttaatcaattaattttatgctATCTCCAAACACTTTTCTCTCTATTTGACTTGTGCCTATGATCTCTATTCCTCTCTGATTACCCACGAAAGGCACTTACATATCTATTTTTTGGAGCATCTTCAACATGGGTGGAGTCATTGGTGCATGGCTTGATTCCTTTCATCTTGAACTACCATCGTAGTGAGGCTGCTTCTGTCAATGATGGAACCTACATAGGCTTCATGTGCTTCATGTTACTGGGGACCCTTTTGTCATTAGCCATCTTGCCTGCATGCAAGGTTCTTCGTGATGATGGTAGCAGGTGCACCAACATGTTGTACTCCAATGTTTCCACCGAGTGTGTGGAGGTTCTCAAGTTGTTTTCCAATTGGAAAGTGCTTCTTATGGTTCCAGCTGCTTGGtccagcaattttttttacccttACCACTGTTTAATTTGAGGACTAGAGGGTTGAACAGTGTGTTCTACTGGGGGGGCTTAAATGTTAGGCTTGGTTGGGATTGGATATTGTTGGAAATAATACAAGTCCCACATCGGTTAAAAGTAAtctcatattaaaatatataagtgagggaTAACTCTCACTCTAAGATGGTATTGGGATTTTGgttttaagataaaatctaatatgttatggattttatttttgagaggagaagggttTGGGGGATGGTGGGAGTTGTAGTGGTTGGTGTTCTTGGGACTGTGATTTGGGGGGGGATGGACTTGCTAATCAGCTTAGGTATTCCTCCAATTAATGATTTGCCTGAAAAGTTGGATTTTAAGCACTCAGGGTCTCACTTTGCTGGGCCTTTTGTCTTGTACTTTAGCTTTGGGTTGCTGGATGCCATGTTCCAGAGCTTGGTCTATTGGGTTATTGGAGCCCTGGCTGATGATTCTAAGCAGGTAAATCAATTTAGACTAATTTTTGCACAAGTGTGGTGTCTATAAGTTCAAGAATACCGTTATTTTCATgaaatattattgatatttgTGTTATTAATGTCATTCAATTTAAGGTTATGATGAGGTAGAAGTTACCCTCCACTTATAAATGTCATTTTAGTTATATCATGCGGAATTTTCAAAACTATCTCTTTCATTTCGAGAATTCAACCATTAATTCATGTGATCGACGACAAATGATATAATAgattcaataataaatattaagataaattttgatattgttttaaaatttgaattttcacctAACTTAATCTTAGAGGTTAACTCatgaaactatatatatatatatatataaatttttttatcatagtgAACATGCGATCTCCAAAGCTGCAGAGGTTAATTGTGCATGACGTTATGATCTTAGCTGCTTAATTCTTTCTACTCTGtgctttattttctaatttctagCATTTGGTCAATGAAAAGAAGTAAGTAGTTAATATTAGTCATGTTGATCGTGGTTGTAAAATTGGAAACCAATTAATTAACTATTGTTTGAAACTTATATATAAAGGTACAATGGGTTCTTTAAAGGAATACAAAGTGCGGGGGCTGCGGTTGCTTGGCAAGTAGATGAACACAAGGTGTCTTTCATGTCCCAATTGATTGTGAATTGGGTGCTCACAACAATAAGCTACCATTATTGTTTGTTTTGGTCATGATGGCTCTGAAAGATCAATGACAATAAAGCTAgataataacaatatatatatatatatatatatatatatatatatatatatatatatatatatataaagtttgttGTCTTCTTGTTGCCTTGTACTTTCCCTAGTCACTAATGTTATGTTCAGTTTTTGAAACAAACAGAAATGTCCATATGAATGTGTTCATGAAATTGTGGAACTTGTTTTTAGAAGGAAAATGTTGCTTGACACCCGGGATTGTTTACATATGTACACAGAAAGAAATAGAGAATTGTCAAATACTAGGTGTTTACATATCCTATGATGGAGTTTCTAGAATATATCACTCCTTGTATAACAAGTTAGAGACACCGATCGAAGCTTTGATTCATAACTGTTTCAGATCGATTGCATTATTATATATAgaataaatgttttattaatttttgttaatataaataaataatatattgatattttaaaagtttttttaaatggttAATGCAgtaagattattaatttttataataattattttaaaaatcatataataataatttatgatttcttaatattgtaaaaaaatttatattgacaatatatttattatttttttatacaaatatacattcatttttttcatttccttttacctttttttttctttgcctaTCGCAccatttttcttattaaatgtACGTTCATTAGATATTCACGTTGTAcctttaatttattgaatatccACATCAATcatatgtgaaaagattgcataatcataatcaattttattgtGAAAAGTTAACTTTAAATCAAATTACAAACTGCTTTAGCATTGGGGGAGGGCAACGATGAATGATGAATtgatttttgttgattttttctttttgttggatTGATTTCTTGGTTGTAAGGTAACGTTTTAGGCGTTTGATCTTAGGAACTATGATAAATCAATTGTTTTGATATATTTCAATTCATTCTGGTCCTTTAATTTAATGGCAATTAACCACGTTATTTCTtctctaggaaaaaaaaaaccaatgttgtttttaCGTTGACAGAAGGATAACAATgacttaaattaaaagataaagaaggaccaaaattcttttaaaagatACAAAAAGCAAAacctattttcaaaataaaataaagtgtcAAAAGTATATTTCAATCGACTTCTTAAAACAGAGAaactctttatttatatattttggttGAAGATAAAGGCGTCAAAATATATTAACGATatataattggaaaaaaaatcaattaaacatgttttttcttttccaaattCATGATAATTTTATGCAATTTCCGAAAGTGGAAATAACAAGCCTGGTTTCAATGTacattgtaaataattttaagaaagaaGTTCATCATACACAATTTTTACACTTTCATTTAATTCAATcttttggttattttttgtccatcccaaaataaacaattaatcaTTGTTCATCATCCAAATTCCAAACTGTCATCCACAACTTTTTTTTGACAGAACAGTCATTcacaattaaaaactaaaaaaatgtacaCTTAATTATCTATTCACccgaaaatatgataaaatacgTGGCTCAAGGTTCCTTCCGTCCTTGGGTGTTGCCCAGTGGCTTGGCTACCGACGGAGTGGGTTTTTGCTATCTACAAACGCTGGGGTTCCTTCTTTGATCCTAGGAAGTTTTAACTGCCTCGGTCTCTAAAGTTTTTCCTTGTGTTTTCCAATCGCGTGCCCTATCACTTTTTCTCATCTTGGGCTATGAAATAGTTGCCAGTTTGAACTGCTCTTGATGGGGAAGAACAAGGGTCGTcaatcgcactcagctgcaaaGCAAATTATGGTGAAGGGTACTACCTCAGGTTCAGGTAAATCCCAAACATCTGCTACTTCTGGTCTGGCTGGttgcttggatgttgtccaAGCAAATCAGAATGCTTATACTGCTTCACAGGATAATCTTGTAGACAAGGTGCTCGTAAAAAAGACAGGGACAAGTTCTGCAAAAACTGATGATGTCACACACCAAGTGTTTGATAATTTGTCGCAATGCAGTGCTGAATCTGAATCTTCCCCCAGAGGTTTCTTGCACCTTAGGGGACAATGATTCAACCACTGATGATGACTCATCTCACTCCTGTGGCTCTAAGTCATCACCGCAGTTAGATGACAATAAGGCTCCCACTCCTTGGGTTAATCTATTCAAAGATAATAGAAGTCCTTCCAAAGGTTTTGGAATGAAGTTCTCCCCTCCACCCTCTGATGATGAAGTGCTGTTGGAAGAAACAGATTTGCAACCCCTGGAAGAGGCTTGGGGACATAGCCTTATTGGCTATGTGGCTGGTCGATTCCCAGGAAAGAAAGCTCTGCTGGATTGTTGCCAAAAATGGGGAGTCAAGTTTTCATACTCAGCTCATGAAAGTGGTTGGCTGGTGTTTAAATTTGAGTCTGAAGACGATCTGAACCAAGTCCTCTCTGTAGGCCCTTACTTCATATTTCAAAGACCCCTACTGCTGAAGGTTATGCCAGCATTCTTTGACTTTGGCAATGAACAGCTCAGCAAGATCCTTGTCTAGGTTAAACTCAGAAATCTACCTCTGGAGCTTTGGAACCCTCAAGCCTTAGGGAAAATCCTGTCCAAGATTGGTTCGCCCATTCGATCTGACCATCTTACTGCTTCTAAGGGGTCTATTTCTTTTGCTAGAGCTTTAGTTGAGGTTGATGCTTCTTTGGAGCTCATCGATGAAGTGCGATTTAGACTTCCTACAGGGAAGACTTTTGTGCAAAAGATTGAGTATGAAAATAGACCTTCTTTTTGCACTCACTGCAAGATGATTGGGCACCGCCTCACTAATTGTAAAACTTTCACTGCAAATAAGCATGTTCTCATCACAGCCTGCCCCACCTTGGACCAGCCACAAGTGGGTGATTCAGCAATGCCCCCACATACCAATACAACAGGCCCCTCTGATAATCCGAAGAATGTCCAGACTAATCTGTCTGTCCCTCCTCACAGAAAACATGTTCTAGTTGCAAATCATGTTCCTGTCCTTCAGAATTCTTCTGACCTCAAAGAAACAGGGAACACTGAGTTGGATGATCCTATAGAAGAGGGGTTTGTTCAggtgaaaacaaaacaccaaaaaaaaggtaaaaaagtgTCACTCATAAAGACAACCCGTATTGAGGATATGCAAGCTGATGTTCAAAGAGGAAGAAATCATAAAGTTGTAACTAGGGTCGAGGAGGCTTCCTCCCGTCCGAATCCATGATCATTGCCTCTTGGAACATCAGAGGCTTTAATTTGCCTCTGAAGCATCATGCGATGCAGAACTTCCTTCGCTGCAAGGAAATTAACGTCATGGCTGTGTTGGAAACAAAGTTGAATAAGGCTTCAGTTGAGGAAATCATGAGAAGAAAGTTTAGTGACTGGCACTTCACCCATAACTTTGCTTCTCATAATGCTGGCAGAATTCTTATCCTCTGGAAGCAAGATAAGATTCATCTTTCTGTTTTAGAGTCAAATGCCCAATTGATTCATTGTGCTATTGATTGTAAAACCACTGCCAAGCGCCTTTAGGTTTCTTTCATCTATGGTCTTCACTCCATTATGGCAAGAAGATCTCTTTGGATGAATCTGAATAGTATCAATGCTAATATGAATTGCCCCTGGCTCCTCATTGGTGACTTTAACTCCATTCTGTCTCCCACCGACCGTTTCAATGGAACTGAGCTCAATGCTTATGAGTTGCAAGATTTTGTTGATTGTTATTCTGACCTGGGGTTGGGGAGCATCAACACTCATGGCCCCTTGTACACGTGGACTAATGGCAGGGTGTGGAGCAAATTGGACATAGCTTTATGTAACCAGGCCTGGTTCAATTCCTTTGGAAATTCTGGTTGTGAAGTTATGGAGTTTATTTCTATCTCAGACCATACTCCTCTAGTTGTCACCACTGAGTTGGTAGTGCCTAGAGGTAATTCTCCATTTAAATTCAACAATGCTATTGTGGATCATCCAAATTTCTTAAGAATTGTTGCAGATGGCTGGAAGCAAAATATTCATGGCTGTAGCATGTTCAAGGTCTGTAAGAAATTGAAAGCTCTTAAAGCTCCCTTGAAGAATCTTTTTAAGCAGGAGTTCAGCAACATCTCCAACCGAGTAGAGCTAGCTGAGGCTGAATATAACAATGTGCTTAATTCTCTAAAGCAAAATCCTCAGGATCCTTCCCTTCTTGCTCTGGCAAACCGCACTAGAGGGCAAACCATTATGCTTAGAAAAGCGGAGTCTATGAAATTTGCTCAGCTcatcaaaaacaaatatctCCTGCAGGCTAATAAATGCTCCAAATTCTTTCATGCTTTAATCAAGCGCAACAGACATAGTCGGTTTATTGCTGCCATAAGGCTAGAGGATGGGCATAACACTTCCTCCCAAGATGAAATTGCCCTTGCTTTTGTGAATCACTTTAGGAATTTGTTTAGTGCTCATGAGCTAACCCAAACTCCTTCCATTTCGATCTGCAACAGGGGTCCTAAGGTTCCCACCGATTGCTTTGCGGCCTTACTTTGTCCTACTTctaagcaagaggtttggaatgTTATTTCTGTGAGGGATAATCATAAAGCTCCTAGGCCAGATGGTTTCAATGttttattcttcaagaaggcttGGAATATCATTGGTGATGATATCTTTGCAGCGGTTAATGAATTCTTTACAACTGGAAAAATTCTAAAGCAGCTCAACCATGCTATTATTGCGCTTATTCCTAAGCATGATCAGGCCTCCCAGGTTAACCATTTTAGACCCATATCTTGCTGTAATTTGTTATACAAGATTGTATCTAAAATTCTGGCTAACCGCATAGCCCCAGTGCTTGAGACTATTATTGGGGAAACTCAAACTGCTTTCATTAAGAACAGAAAGATGATGGACAACATCTTCCTAGTTCAAGAGATTTTGCGCAAATATGCTCGGAAAAGATCCTCTCCGAGATGCCTCCTGAAAATTGACTTGCATAAAGCTTAGGATTCCATTTCCTGGGAATTCTTGGATTGGATGCTTAAGTCCATTGACTTTCTAGCCTAGTTCTGTACTTGGATCATGGAATGTGTTTCTTCCACTTCCTTTAGTGTGGCAGTCAATGGATCCATTTATGGTCACTTCAAAGGGCAGCGGGGTCTTAGACAAGGGGATCCTCTCTCCCCTTATCTGTTTGTGCTCTGTTTGGAGTACTTTTCCAGAGATATGAGCAGCCTCAAGGAAGAtgccaattttaaatttcatcccaACTGTGCAAGTATTCAGCTATCTCATTTGGCTTTTGCAGATGATATTATGCTTCTATCTAGAGGAGATATCTCTTCTGTGTCAACTATGTTTGCCAAGCTTCAACACTTCTGTAGGGTTTCAGGACTTTCCATCAGCTCTGATAAATCTGCCATATACTCAGCCGGTATTAGGCCTCATGAGCTTTCTCATATTCAGCAGCTTACTGGATTTAACTTGGGTGACTTCCCTTTCAGATACTTAGGTGTTCCCCTTTTATCATCTAGATTAAATGTATGTCATTATGCTCCCTTGCTTTCTAAGATTACTGGCCTGATTCAAGGATGAAGCAAAAAGTCTTTATCTTATGCAGGTAAGTTAGAGTTGATCAGAGCGGTTATTCAGGGAATTGTGAATTTATGGATGGGGATTTTTCCTTTGCCGCAATCTGTTCTGGACCGGATCAACGTTTCGTGCCGTAATTTTCTGTGGGGCAAAGCGGATATTGGCAAACACAAGCCCTTGATTGCTTGGTCAGTAGTTTGTTCTCCGAAAAAAGAAGGGGGTTTAGGCCTttttaatctcaaggactgGAACCTTGCGCTTCTTTTCTGTATCCTGTGGGACTTTCattgtaagaaagattctctatgggttcggtgggttcaccattactatttcagagggagcgatgtgtggaattacaattcttcttcatcagattcagttttgataaagaaaatcattcaaataagggaCTTTATTATCTCTAAAGAGTTAAGTACGGAAGATGCCAAAAAGAGGATTCAATCTTGGAGCACCAATGAACAATTGCTTGTTGAcaaagtctatgaatacattagaggtgtcaagcctactgttagttggtgttctgttatatggaacccagcaatcccccctaagatgtctttcattttgtggcttgctaaaaggaatcggctgcttactcttgacaaagttgcttttttgaacaagggttccctctgccctttatgttcaaatgagcctgagtcaaatgctcatttattcttttcttgcaggaaatctctccaagtttggactcacattcgtgatttggctccttttcgcaggcgtttcacttctttacagcgcattactgactctttaattaggggcagatccacatcaggtgttcaaggaaaattacgttgtctggctatagcaattacagtctTCTGCATTTggctgtctaggaacaagctgatttttgaagattatcaattttctgtcatagaggttattagcaagattaagtttcttatgtatagataAGTGCActtgttgcatttgttttagcatcttgatatatgtcTTCTTGTATTAaggagacttttgattttctttaactgcGGGATATGCCCcatttattattgtatcattttgagtttaatataatttacattttccccccaaaaaaaaaggtGGCTCATTTATACAACTTCTTCCTTCAGCATCTTTTAGCTACCATGCACATGGCACACCAAAAAAGTAATtctgattttttaattacatacttttctttccttaaaaaagaaaaagaaaaggaaaggaagcTTCCACATTTTATTTTGCATAACATGAAGTCACGAACCTATTAGGGGTAAATTCCATATAATTGATGACCTTGCGAAATTCGTCCAAACACACGTAATTTGCATTAACACAAttccaaatttcaaaatttccctaAATTAGGTGTAAATCGATTTTCGTCcgttaaaaagaagaaacggAAAAGACTAGGCTCATTCTCCAACCAACGGCGACAACAACAAAGATTCTTTCTAGTTTCttcctttcctttcctttttcgtcGCCAACACGGTAAACAAAACCCCCCAAATTTCCTCAATTAGGGTTTCAATCCACATTCCAATTCCCCAACCCTCTTCTTCCCAATCCTCCAAATCCCGAAACTTTCCCCAACTGGGTCCTCAAGTACGCCACGGCGAGCCCTCGTAGCTCGCGATCTCAGAAACCAACGATGCCGAAATCCTCACGATTCCTAGTCGTCGCGATCGCCGTCGCCGCGCTCTGCGTAATCCTCCCCGTCGCGGCGGCGGCGGATCTCGAGGACCCCGGCGTGCTGCGGCTGCCGTCGGACAGCCTGTGCGGCAAAACGACGCCGTCTTCGTGCCCGGCAAAGTGCTTCCGCGCCGACCCCGTTTGCGGCGCGGACGGCGTGACGTACTGGTGCGGTTGCGCAGAGGCGGCGTGCGCAGGCGTGGAGGTTGCGAAATTGGGGTTCTGTGAAGTCGGGAATGGTGGCTCGGCGCCGATTCCTGGGCAAGCTCTGCTTTTGGTGCACATTGTTTGGCTCATTGTGTTGGGGTTCTCCGTGTTGTTCGGTCTTTTTTAGATAATTGGGTTTCTTTATGTATTTACCATGATCAGAGGGTGTTATGGTTTTGGTTCTTTGGGATTCTTTGAGGGTTCTTTTTGTAAATTGATCAAACGGCCATTCTTGTATTGTATGTATGATTATTcttattattgtaatttcacAACTTTCTTGATTCATGATGTTGGTGTggtttattttatgaatttaattggaACACGCTTGCTTTCTATTTGTGACTGTGGTATAATTAAGAATGTTGGAGattataataactttaaaagtcatatcaagatgaattttagttttttggcagcttaagaatatttaaatcttatataATATCAAACTTAGACTCTTATTTGTTGTGCTTCATGTTTGCTGCATTATGTTAGTCATCAGAAGCTGTAGAAAGATGAGTTCAAGTGGGAATCGATTCCCTGTATTTGCACATTCATGAATCAGAGTTGTAGTTAGATGAAGATCCAATGGCTCACGttttagatatatattttaagttagACTTAAAATATGAGTCATCCAGTCTTCATGTAATGGTTCCTCTCGATCGGAACAAACTTTGAAGGGTCAGAAGACACATATAAGCTACATGAATGCATCCTAACTTGAAGGGTGCATGTTAGAATTACTGCAAAAATGTGAATGGTAAATCTAAATTATCTGACTGTTTAGTAATTCTCTAAGGCAGAATGAATGCAAAATACTTGAGTAGTAGGTACGAGCATTTGTCAATGTAAGTGTCTCCTACATGCTTCCTAATGCGCACTCAAAACTAGTAAGAATATACTATTTGCAGAGTAGTTGTCAGATTCCATTTCCTTAACAATGTTTAATGTACTTGAGATAGACTACATTGTTGCGAAATTGAGCTGGCCTACTTGCATATGATTAGcttatgaattttatatttgtacaTTGTTTAAATGAAAAGCCTGCCATTGTAGATCAGTATCCCTTTTGCTTTTCTAATTGGTGGTTATAAAAACCGAGTTACTTGTGAAAGAATATGTGGAGTGTGGACACGTCCTTTGAGCGTATTGACTTTTGTTTGGGGCATAAAATGATCAGCTTTCATGTGAGAAAATTTATTGTTCACAAGTTCTAAGATGCGTCTGCAGACCCTACTTTTAAGTATGTACTGATGAAGCAACAAGCTTATTGTGTAGGCAAAACATCAATGCGTTATTAAGGAGGAAAATCTTGTCTTAACATAAAAAGTGAGGCTGAATAACTTTTTTGCCTTTCCATTCTCTTAATTTTCATAGTCTACTAATAAGAAATGTTGAAACAATTTGTAATCCCATAATCAATGCTAATTATTACCAATAAGCTGAAGTTAAACTAAACCCATTTCCTTCCCTCTCCGAACTCAATTTTCACGGTAATATCTATAAacccaaaaaaatatagatCAATTCATTAGAATGACACATTTTGTGAAATCAAATACTATTTCACTTTTCCGGACTCAAACGAAAATCCTGATTCTTTATGATTATTTGGACTTCCATCAGTTATGGTAGCAATTGTTGAACTCAAGTTCAACCTCATCAGAGGAATCATCTTCTATTTATGTCATTTGAAGAGGTACGGTTTCACTAAGCTTTTCATTGAAACCGTGACACTCAAAGTTTCTGCAAACGGTATATCCTTATTCCTTACTTGGTTTGAGTGCATTAGAAAGCATCTAAGAGACACATTGACAAATGCTCGTAGTCTTAACTTCTACTCAAGTATTTTGCATTCATATATTCTTCCTTACAAAATCACCTCTACTCAACCAATTTGCACTGATCAATTAGACTTTGTACTCCTTACTCCAATTGTGTGTCCACAAGTTTCCTGAACTGCCACGTGTCCTATGGTGGTAACTTGGCACAGAATGCCATCCACTCACTCCCAACCTGGCAGACAACCCTTACTCTAATGTTGTCCTTTTTCTGAATTTGAAAATATCTACCACTTTGTACTAGATATATGCCTTGATAGCATCGTTGAAGTCTTCCCTTGATGCAAACAAGACAAAAGGTGCATAATTCCTATTTGTAATCAATCTTTTTTGGCATTTGGAACAAGCCATGTTTCCCCCACTGTGCAACTCTTCAGATAAATACTCAACTTCAACATTGAACTTGTCATCATCATAAACTTTGCAGATTTGGCTACTCTGAAGTAAGTGGAGTACATTTTAGAGGCTAAAGTTCACTTACAAAcgctgattaaaaaattaatagttaaaattgtaattaactTAAATTGTGTTGTAtatgtattttgattttatcaTAACTAGCAACCGTTGTTTTCTTGGAGCATCCACATTACAGCAACTTACAATACTTTTCCCAATACAAGTAACTCTAAGTAATAAATCTCTACAATGGAACAACTCTCTTTTGTTGTTTTCCAATGGACCCCACCAAAAAgcttttatcattatattttattaataacttcTTTAGTAATCCACTATTGTGTGTGCACGGTTTTATTTCTAAAGTGCATTCCGCAAGAGGAGTCAGATTCAAGCTCTAGAAGTGCCCATTCGACATGGTCCATTCATGTTCATTCCCTAATCTGAGTCACTATCATCCCTTTTGAC
Proteins encoded in this window:
- the LOC114383582 gene encoding uncharacterized protein LOC114383582; this translates as MPKSSRFLVVAIAVAALCVILPVAAAADLEDPGVLRLPSDSLCGKTTPSSCPAKCFRADPVCGADGVTYWCGCAEAACAGVEVAKLGFCEVGNGGSAPIPGQALLLVHIVWLIVLGFSVLFGLF